In Ictalurus punctatus breed USDA103 chromosome 3, Coco_2.0, whole genome shotgun sequence, the following are encoded in one genomic region:
- the gdf10a gene encoding growth/differentiation factor 10 has product MALKCTVLAHFLLFSIICVLAQVSDFVLDVPPDEVSDSTETDRVSQHMFKLYEKYNRESHWPKNTNTVRSFKAKPESLEQRVLYHLNLTLLQDSEAVLTSTLHFLFDKRPRQRTWFCKRFRGPYCRIQNLHYLPSFDLLFRSFSSNSHLGSLLGNITFYPHSRGIWQTKDVSQIIKEARLRKQAMITLEFDYGKKYQRYQDRLSAFSQPYILVYANDQAISEPNSVSMSLQRYDPLPADEKPTQSSKTSPDMRVKRDLYFPDPIQNNELPEVEYNSFKEHDKWESTYLALKPKPTKKEQRKKDQGHDDGPNKLQVLSFDEKTMKKARRRQWREPRVCSRRYLKVDFADIGWSEWILSPKSFDAYYCAGTCEFPMPKVVRPSNHATIQSIVKTVGIIPGIPEPCCVPEKVNPLSVLFLDEAKNIVLKNYPDMSVETCSCR; this is encoded by the exons atGGCGTTGAAATGCACCGTTTTGGCGCACTTTCTGCTCTTTTCGATCATATGTGTACTTGCTCAAGTGTCAGACTTTGTGTTGGATGTCCCACCTGATGAAGTCAGTGACAGCACGGAAACGGACAGAGTTTCACAGCATATGTTCAAACTCTACGAGAAATACAACAGAGAATCGCACTGGCCAAAAAATACGAATACTGTGAGGAGTTTTAAAGCCAAGCCTG AAAGCTTGGAACAACGAGTTTTATATCACCTAAATCTAACTTTGCTTCAAGATTCTGAGGCCGTTCTCACCTCCACGCTTCACTTCTTATTTGACAAACGGCCACGCCAGAGGACCTGGTTCTGCAAGCGCTTCCGCGGTCCTTACTGTCGCATCCAGAACCTTCACTACTTACCTTCATTTGATCTTTTATTCAGAAGTTTTTCATCTAATTCACATTTGGGCTCATTGCTTGGGAACATCACTTTTTACCCACATAGTAGAGGGATATGGCAAACTAAGGATGTGTCTCAAATCATAAAGGAAGCAAGACTCAGGAAACAGGCCATGATAACACTGGAATTTGACTATGGCAAAAAATATCAGAGGTATCAGGACCGCTTGTCAGCCTTCAGCCAGCCATACATACTAGTGTATGCCAATGACCAAGCCATTTCAGAGCCCAACAGTGTTTCCATGAGCTTACAGAGGTATGATCCATTACCTGCAGATGAGAAGCCCACTCAGTCTTCAAAAACCTCACCTGATATGCGGGTTAAAAGGGACTTGTATTTTCCTGACCCTATCCAGAACAATGAACTTCCTGAGGTGGAGTATAACAGCTTCAAGGAGCATGATAAGTGGGAAAGCACTTATCTAGCACTGAAGCCAAAGCCTACTAAAAAggagcagagaaagaaagatcaaGGGCATGATGATGGACCGAACAAGTTACAGGTTCTTAGCTTTGATGAGAAAACCATGAAGAAAGCACGGAGGAGACAGTGGAGAGAGCCTCGCGTCTGTTCCAGGAGGTACCTGAAGGTGGATTTTGCAGATATTGGCTGGAGTGAATGGATCTTGTCTCCTAAATCCTTTGACGCCTACTACTGTGCAGGAACATGTGAATTTCCCATGCCTAAG GTTGTTCGCCCTTCCAACCATGCAACCATTCAAAGTATAGTGAAGACAGTTGGTATCATTCCAGGCATCCCAGAGCCCTGTTGTGTACCTGAGAAAGTGAACCCTCTCAGCGTCCTCTTCCTGGACGAAGCCAAAAACATTGTATTAAAGAACTACCCTGATATGTCAGTGGAGACGTGTTCCTGTCGATAG